The Deinococcus aerolatus genome has a segment encoding these proteins:
- a CDS encoding transposase: MASNATAASRMLKGYRKRWRIECLFRALKTKGFRLENTHMTRPTHVTRLLCLLTLAYVWSVLVGIDQDTALKKHGRRAWSVVTLGLRALVRASSRQIGTSMDELLHLIQFWTPDQTTAVESVGY; encoded by the coding sequence GTGGCGAGCAACGCCACCGCCGCCAGTCGCATGCTGAAGGGATACCGCAAGCGCTGGAGAATCGAATGTCTGTTCAGGGCGCTCAAAACGAAGGGCTTCCGGTTGGAAAACACCCATATGACGCGTCCCACTCATGTGACGCGACTGCTTTGTTTGCTCACCCTGGCGTATGTCTGGAGCGTCCTGGTCGGCATCGACCAGGACACGGCGCTGAAAAAACATGGACGGCGGGCCTGGAGTGTCGTGACTCTAGGTCTACGGGCGCTCGTTCGGGCGTCTTCCCGTCAGATCGGAACCTCAATGGACGAACTGCTCCACCTGATTCAATTCTGGACGCCGGACCAGACGACGGCTGTGGAAAGTGTCGGGTACTGA
- a CDS encoding S8 family peptidase, whose amino-acid sequence MPANSEVLRTVKIDVAQARAPGMGRGVVVAVIDSGIDLDHPMLRGALLPGRDFVDKDLDPSEEGTDGDAAYGHGTAVAGILRQVAPEAKLLPLRVLSPNGSGDADSVAEAIRFAVNQGAHIIHLSIAASVSNKGVRAALQFAVSRGVLVVAACGNDGSANPEAPANALDGKNPLGQFGVSVSAVNVDGTFPSWSTRGGEVLAPGVALQSAYPQGQTVSATGSSFAAPLATGALALALAEGKDPAVLAARLTSGAMLDASQLLQ is encoded by the coding sequence ATGCCTGCCAATTCGGAGGTGCTGCGCACCGTCAAGATTGATGTGGCTCAAGCCAGGGCACCTGGGATGGGCCGGGGCGTGGTGGTGGCCGTGATCGACTCTGGAATCGATCTGGACCACCCGATGCTCAGAGGTGCGCTGCTGCCGGGCCGCGACTTCGTGGACAAAGACCTCGATCCATCCGAAGAAGGCACCGATGGCGACGCCGCGTACGGGCACGGAACGGCGGTGGCCGGCATTCTTCGTCAGGTGGCACCTGAGGCCAAACTTCTGCCCCTGCGGGTGCTGAGTCCTAATGGCTCTGGAGACGCAGACAGCGTGGCCGAGGCCATTCGCTTTGCCGTCAATCAGGGCGCACACATCATCCATCTGAGCATCGCTGCTTCGGTGTCCAACAAGGGGGTGCGCGCCGCGCTGCAATTTGCGGTCTCCAGGGGTGTTCTGGTGGTGGCCGCCTGCGGCAATGACGGCAGCGCCAACCCCGAGGCGCCGGCCAATGCGCTGGACGGTAAAAACCCTCTGGGACAGTTTGGTGTTTCCGTCAGCGCCGTCAATGTCGACGGAACTTTTCCCAGCTGGAGTACGCGTGGCGGTGAAGTGCTGGCCCCAGGAGTGGCGCTTCAGAGCGCCTATCCTCAGGGCCAGACGGTCAGCGCGACGGGCTCCTCGTTCGCGGCGCCGTTGGCCACCGGCGCACTTGCCCTGGCCCTGGCCGAAGGCAAGGACCCTGCCGTGCTGGCCGCCCGATTGACCTCAGGGGCTATGCTGGACGCCTCCCAGTTGCTTCAGTAA